Below is a window of Danio rerio strain Tuebingen ecotype United States chromosome 11, GRCz12tu, whole genome shotgun sequence DNA.
tatattcgcacatttggacttcctacttaatataatttcagaaaagtgcaAATTCTAAAAgccaaaatcatattagcagccgatGATTATCAAAGTGCATTGTTCAGTCAGTTAAtagagctaatgttgttttgaagttgttttaatttagacatcggatcgatagcgataatcttaaaaatagcatttatcggccgataacgatatggcctccgatatatcatgcatccctaGTTGTTTTTACATGACCAAATCTTCAAATTGGCGTTATAAACATAATAGAGAGCGTGTCAAAAGCGGTCACTGTTCAGACATGAACAAACACACGAATGTAAAACCAGCTTCCCCTCAATATACTTACACTGGTTGTGCGTGGTGTGGTTCTTGGACTTGGCCATTTCTAATCACCGTctgctgaaaaacagcaaaatacacACATTCAGTACAAGAGCTGCCTGTAAACACACTATTAATAAATCACACACATGAATGGCTCTGCATTAAGACACATTATAGATGCAAAGTTGGTTgtatatttggatattcagacattctccttaataatataatttcagaaaagtgttctTTGCAAATTGTacatagggaaatcatattagcagcaaatgactatcaaaatacGACATTGTTCGCAGTGAATTATATAGTGTTAATGtcgtttagaagtcatacttgcgtGCTAATTcggatcgaatattcaaagtaaacaatatagactactaaatgaacgaatgtgcaaatataaaagcaactttacctgATGAGACCAATTTTATACTGCAATACACATGCTGATAACTATATACATCACAATACAGTGCTTTTTTTGTAAATTCATTTCAATCAAGAGTTTATATACATATTAAGATTTGTTTTACGTTCTAAAGTAACTTGCATGCTTAAATATGGGATTTATTTAAATCTTCAGGGCGAATGTTTGATCACGAAAGCAGAAATATAACATAAGTCATAATtaaatatgtgcaaaaaaaaaaactatttatgaaACGCTGAATTTAAATTGTTTACGGCTAGCAGTTATTAAAGTTTCTGTCTGCATCCTTATGTTTGCATGTAAAATGGCAGATTATGGAGAAGTATTGCAGTAAACTATTTAATTTGTGAGGGTATATGAAACGTTGGACTTTAATCTGACATAATATATTACCATATAGCTACAAAAGCCAACACATCACTGTTTTCAGCAGTATTTGCTCATAAAACAGCAGCCTAATTCAGAATATCGATTCATTTTCTGCCCAAAATAAATGTAAGCGGTATATTAGCGCAATGCTAACAGCGCCTGTAAATAAACCGATTTAATCACTCAATCATAATCGTTCGGACTCAATACGGAACTTTACAAGCAGCTGAAGCGATGCTCTACATAAATCTGAACTTATACTTTAATAACACTTTATGATTTTTGAGGATTAATGCGGATTTCATAAAAATCCGGAGATCATCTCCATACCTGCCACACGAAGCGCAGGACAAccggaagagagagagagagagagagagagcagggcATTGTGAGAGATAAGAGTCCACTCACCGGATGCTCAGCcaatatgtaaacaaaaaaaacttttattaacatgaacgtctctttttcctttcttttttaaacaatggAATTAATGGATAATCTgctaaatagacttaagcattcattaagTTTTTCgagtgtaaaacgagatgaaaagccgtCAAGATCCGCAGGCGAGTGAagaaactccattaaaaatactgaAGAATAATAAACGTTCATATATTAAAGACATAGCGCTGgaaaatttgttatttaatgcaGCGATTCTTGTACATcatgagacccactttatatcgtatatcaatcaggcagtaaagatcactgatttttaaagaaaacatgacTTAAATGCGGCGATTTAATAACAGCACACTGGAAGCGctttcaaattaaaagtcctgCTGTATCATGCAGCTCTACTGTAAACTATTAATTTGTTGAGTGGTTAACTAATCCTTACAGTGAAACCTATCAGATATGTTAGATCATACCTGaattcacatttaaataaaaagtattgtaCAATTGTGAACGAAACTGAACATGAAAGTTCTCAGTCACACTTTGTTGATGAAAGAGGCTTCAGACAAATGAGTATAGAAATACAGCATTGCTATTTTAAACAGTAAGAACAAGTTgcttaaataatgacaaaagaatGCTCAAAATGCATGCAagaggctcattgtgaaaacatacccctgtatacatttctggagagcgcgaaatatgtagccagagctacgtatggctgcatttcatctttaaaatgaacgctacaggtAGGTATAATGCCGCAGactgtttctgtttctttttgcgctaccagctgaccgcctacctccatgtggacagcttttccactgtCACCAGtatgcccagtagctcgccacaTATGTttgcggacttgagacgcagagaggagttgactatgATGACAGTGTTCCAGTCTGGCGAAGAatgtttccagaaagcaggttaaaaattaaataaaaacgagtaaataacagggtgagaatgtggtaagatctgaaaacgtggtaaaaatcaatctgtgcttttaaaaacactatcggttgggtttggggaagtgagtgggcgggtcaattggtgctttttaaaacactattggttaggcTTAGAAAAGGTGGAGGGTGGggggattggtcagtcagtcagttgacagcagcctctggtggatttacatgagaacagcaggcctgaatggcactcgcaagagaaatttgagatctgaaaaagcgtacacagcagcctcagtGGATTCATGTGAGAACAACAGGCGCAAATGGctcttgcaagagaaatttgagatctcaaaaagtgtacacagcggcctctggtggatgcacgaaaacaaaaactgcaaaataacgtacctcctgggacatttTTCATACTCTCAAGAAATATATACATgggtacatatccataatgagcccgggttgaataaTTTTACTAAATTATAACTTccatatgaaaataataataatcgatCAACATGACAAACAAATCTTTACGTCAAGAAGAGCTAAAGATGCTTACATTCATACAATAAACTCTGAAGGAACAACGTCATGGCATTTGATGGAAAAAGTgcaatttacaatatttaatgaaTCATTCTGCTGCTGCTCGAATAGTGGTCAAAATAACCGGTTTTATTTTAGGGAATATACATTGGGGAAACATTTGCTATCAAATGTCCAACTTGTAATCATTATAGTCATAAATTAGTCTGGAATGTTTTGAAGCAAAgacttagtgtgtgtgttttttaaagaaGTCGCTATAGGCAGATTATTGCTGAATAAGTACGTTtaaagtgagtgtgtgtttacattgcAAGTACCAAAACGTTTAGCAAAATTTGCACCATTCTGATGAAATACATGTTGACAGCTACTGAAGAGCACCATAGGGTTGCAGCAAATTCACAATAAGAACTGTAGCTTTATAAGGATAATTCAGAAGATATATTGTCAAAAATGAACACAGGTTAAACATTAGTGCTGTCTAACATGTAACAATGTCATACACACACAGATTTGTTTGATCAGCTCTTAAAACACTGACAGTCAATTATTGCAGCAGCAGAACTACACAAACAAGCTGAAATAACCCGAATGCTGCAGTGCACCTTTATAGAGGTAAACATGTACTGCATCTTTATAGTGATGTTGTTTGTGTGAACGGCCTATTAAATCTCAATTAAACTGAATTATCATGTTCAGCTGCCTAATGGCTCATTCCCACCGAgtatgcattcattcatccattcattttccttcagcttaaggTAGATTTATACCCACGGCATCTGCCTTGTGCGTAGTCTTGCATTTATtgttctgcatgctgtttgtgttgctctgcaataacaccttCAAaccactagctggcagtaggtttttatgttcctctgtgtctgttttttctgaatgctacaagtggctcaaactcgctcattcagagttgggaaccggcggacgtgctaCAACTTCAAATCATaacttaaacacaaaacaacagtgtccatctggagctctttcatgggactccacacttgtaagcACTCGCTACATCTGGCTCGCGGTTCTCAGCACTGCCCACACTTGTTACCGATTcaaagtcgaccaatcacagagcttgagctacgcatcattgcgacgtgtagttacatattttgagacacggcgagggctatgcgaccacgcAAATGTGCTGGACCATCtgcatgcgcttgacgcagaagtataaatcagcctttaatctctatttcagaggtcgccacagtggaatgaaccaccaactattccagcatatgttttatgcaggtccctgctgggtcagttggcgtttctgtgtggagtttgcatgttctcctacagtccagacacatgcgctatagggaaactgatcaactaaactggctgtagtgtttgagtgtgtgtgtgaatgagtgtgtatgggtgtttcccaatattgggttgcagctggaagggcatccactgcgtaaaacatatgctggagtagttggcggttcattccactgtggtgacctttgaTAAATAAGCCACTAAtgcgatggaaaatgaatgaatgaatctaatgCACCATACTACTGAAGTCATTGTGTGAGGAATTCAACACGCTTCTGCTTCCTGTTGAGTCGACTAGACTCTTTTGAGCCCCGTAGAGCATCTGAAGCTCCAGCACTGGATAACACACAGTCCTCTTGTGTTTTCCTCTGTTCACTGCGTCCTCGAACTCTAGACCCAAACTCTCTAGCACCCACAGAGGACTGACTCCTCCGCCCTGGCCTCCGCTTCTTCACCTCCCCAGCATCAGAAAGCGGCTCAGGACTGCATGTGGAGACGGGATTGCGGATGTTTCCCGCCGCCTGCATGCGTCTCAGATGTCTGCTCTCGCTTAGAGGATCGCTGAGTCTGTGTTCGCGGTGTCGAGGCTCAGATCGAGTCCTGCTCTCGCTGCTGCTCCTCTGAGGAACGCCTGAAGATCTCTTCTCCGTATGCAAGCGAGTGTGCTGACGGTATGATCCATTAGAGTAGTGGTTGTGGCAGTGTGTGCAGGAGAGATGAAGTGAAGTCATAGATGACAGCAAACCCAGTGGAAACGCACGCTGGCATTGGAGGATGCATTTAGGAGCGCTGAGACTGGAGTGAGGCGTCGGGTGGCGATGTTTCGGTGCAGATTTGCTGGAGTCTTCTTGGAGGGTTTGGATCTGGTGCCACTCCATCTGCAAAAGCCGGTCTAGGTATCTCTCCAGCTGGCCGACGGGTTTGGGTCGAGGAATGGTCTTGCCGTCGGTGTTCAGATACACCGCCAGCTGCGTGAGGCTCCAGGAGTTAAACGGAGGCGGGAGGAAATCTGGAAAGCTGCTTCTCTGAACTCGGTTTGTGGGTTTGAAGGAGTGAAGGGGGTCCGGGCCGTCTATGACTTCTGCACGCAGGTCGAGGTCAGGAGGAGAAATCTGAGGAGGTATCAAGGACAcggttaaaaatgctgggttacaaacaattccttcatgttgtctgcTGTGAAACTTCATGTgcactgtaaaatacagtatatctgttaatgaacagtttctgtgATATTTATAGGTTTAAtttgaagatttatttttggcc
It encodes the following:
- the fam217bb gene encoding uncharacterized protein fam217bb, yielding MGTVLQESTVYNSLNLNHSQYKAARHAAASKKTSKAPVLPTPNTSPSSEPVCQQRLRRIRPDTMLIMANPTHRQQSSVKLRSHAASKNGHKDNRKNPGAVKESEGKANSVKSDTVNAEREEPSDCRTEEESCSSRSKAGGDDSASDISDSERYSVLPAKISPPDLDLRAEVIDGPDPLHSFKPTNRVQRSSFPDFLPPPFNSWSLTQLAVYLNTDGKTIPRPKPVGQLERYLDRLLQMEWHQIQTLQEDSSKSAPKHRHPTPHSSLSAPKCILQCQRAFPLGLLSSMTSLHLSCTHCHNHYSNGSYRQHTRLHTEKRSSGVPQRSSSESRTRSEPRHREHRLSDPLSESRHLRRMQAAGNIRNPVSTCSPEPLSDAGEVKKRRPGRRSQSSVGAREFGSRVRGRSEQRKTQEDCVLSSAGASDALRGSKESSRLNRKQKRVEFLTQ